The Panacibacter microcysteis DNA window TTTGAATACACTAAAAGAAACAATTGCAGAAATCAACAATACAAAACCGGTAGAGGCGTAGAAGTATAATTTTGATACCGGCTATGGTATTTCATGGCATCGCCTGTTGCGTCGCAATCACTTGATCGTCCGGAACATTGTGGCAACAATGGAACAGCACAGCTTACGTGCGTTTAACCAAAACCTGGTAAGCAATACTCAGCAGCGTGGTGGCCGTGCAGCACAAAGAACCGAACGTACAAGTGAGTGACACAACAAAAGTTTAATAGTAGCAATACAGCTAAGTACATAAATAAATATATCAACAGCAGTGAAACAATTTATTTCCGTTAATGATGTCAGCAATATCAATACACTGGTAGAAAAAGCGCTGGCATACAAAGCTGATCCTTATAAAGACAGAACACTCGGCGCAGATAAACGCATCGGATTGTTATTTCTTAATCCCAGTTTACGTACCCGCCTTAGTACACAGGTTGCTGCGGGTAACCTTGGCATGGAAGCGATTGTGTTCAACGTTGATAAAGAAGGCTGGGCGCTTGAGTTTGAAGAAGGTGCAATTATGAGCGGAAGTTCTGTTGAACACATCAAAGATGCGGCGCCCATTTTGGGTAGTTACTTTGATATACTCTGTATCAGAACATTTCCCTCTCTCAAGAACCGCGAAGATGATTACAGTGAATTATATATTTCCCAGTTTATAAAATATTGCGGCGTGCCGGTTATAAGCCTTGAAAGCGCTACGTTGCATCCATTGCAATCATTAACGGATATTGTTACCATTAAAGAAGTATTATCCGGCAATGCAGCTATAAAGAGTAAACCAAAAATTGTTTTAACCTGGGCACCACATGTAAAAGCTTTGCCGCAGTGTGTGGCCAATAGTTTTGCGCAATGGATCAATGCCTGGGGCGAAGCAGAGTTTGTTATTACACACCCGGAAGATTATGAACTGAGCGAAGCATTTACACGTGGCGCAACGATAACCACAAACCAGGATGAAGCATTGAAAGATGCAGATTTTGTGTATGTAAAAAACTGGAGCACTTTTAAAGATTATGGCAAGATATACGAGAACGACCCGCGGTGGATGCTCACAGATGCTAAACTGCAACTGACGAATAATGCAAAGGTGATGCATTGCCTGCCGGTAAGAAGGAACGTGGAATTAAGTGATGAAATACTGGATGGACCAAACAGTATTGTAACACAACAGGCCGGCAACCGCGTATGGGCAGCACAGGCTGTGATAAGTGAGATATTAGTAAGTTCTAAGTAGTAAATGCTAAGAAGTAAGTGATAAGACGTGAGTAACTAAATGCAAGTATGAATAAATTGTACGTAATAAAAATTGGCGGTAACATTATTGATGACGATGTAAAGTTGCAGATGTTTCTGTCTTCTTTTGTGGCGGTGGAAGGTAGAAAGATACTGATTCATGGTGGTGGTAAACTGGCTACAAAACTTGCAGCGCAGTTAGGTGTTGAACAACAGATGATTGATGGCAGAAGGATAACAGATGCAGAAACATTGAAGATCGTTACTATGGTGTATGCAGGTTACATCAACAAAAATATTGTTGCGCAACTGCAATCACGTGGCAGCAATGCAATTGGTCTTTGCGGTGCGGATGGGAACGTGATACAATCGCATAAGCGGCATCACACCTCAATTGATTATGGTTTTGCAGGAGATGTAGATACGGTGAACACAGGGCTATTACAAAGCTTAACAGAACAAGGCATTAATGTAGTGATGGCGCCCATTACACACAATAAAGAAGGACAGTTGTTAAATACCAATGCAGATACCATTGCACAGGAAATTGCACAGGCAATGAGTGCATTGTACGAAACGCATTTGATCTACTCTTTTGAGAAAGCCGGCGTTTTAATGAATGCAGCAGATGACAGCACGGTGATCAATTCCATTACACCGGCCTCTTACAAAACACTGAAAGACCAGCAGGTAATTTATGCAGGTATGATACCAAAGCTCGATAATGCTTTTGCAGCACTGCACAGCGGTGTACACCGGGTGGTGATAGGCAAAGCAGAGCAATTACAGGAATTAATCCATCAGCAATCAGGCACAAGCATCGTTCATGAGTAACCAACACATACATAACCTTTTTTCAGATGCAGCAGGGCTTTTAAAAAAACTCATCAGCACGCCATCTTTTTCCAAAGAAGAAGATAATACTGCAGAGATCATTGATGATTTCCTCAATGCCAAAGGTGTAAACACATACAGTTATCTAAATAACATCTGGGCAAAGAATAAATACTTCGATGAGCGTAAACCAACCATTTTACTTAATTCACATCACGATACAGTAAAACCAAACAAAGCCTATACGCTGGATCCTTTTACGCCATTAGAGCAGGATGGAAAGTTGTATGGCCTTGGCAGCAACGATGCAGGCGGTTGTCTTGTGTCATTGATTGCCACATTTATTCATTATTACAAACAGGAAAACCTGCAATACAACCTTGTTATTGCTGCCAGTGCTGAAGAAGAAATTTCCGGGCACAACGGCATTGAAATATTACTGCCGCGTTTGCCGGAAATTGATTTTGGTATTGTTGGCGAACCAACATTGATGAACATGGCAGTTGCCGAAAAAGGCCTGCTGGTTCTGGATTGTACCGCACATGGGCGGGCAGGCCACGCTGCAAGGGAAGAGGGTGAAAATGCCATCTATAAAGCATTAAAAGATATCGAGTGGTTTCGTACGTATAAGTACGATAAAGTGTCTGATCTGCTGGGCCCGATGAAGATGAGTGTAACGATTATCAATGCAGGCTCGCAGCATAATGTGGTACCGCATGAGTGTAAGTTTACGGTAGATGTACGCGTAAACGAGTTGCATACCTTTGAAGAAGTGTTGGAAACCATACGCAGTAATGTAAGCTGCGATGTACAGCCGCGTAGCTCACGCCTTCGTTCAACATCTATTGCAACAGATCACCCGCTTATA harbors:
- a CDS encoding acetylornithine carbamoyltransferase, producing MKQFISVNDVSNINTLVEKALAYKADPYKDRTLGADKRIGLLFLNPSLRTRLSTQVAAGNLGMEAIVFNVDKEGWALEFEEGAIMSGSSVEHIKDAAPILGSYFDILCIRTFPSLKNREDDYSELYISQFIKYCGVPVISLESATLHPLQSLTDIVTIKEVLSGNAAIKSKPKIVLTWAPHVKALPQCVANSFAQWINAWGEAEFVITHPEDYELSEAFTRGATITTNQDEALKDADFVYVKNWSTFKDYGKIYENDPRWMLTDAKLQLTNNAKVMHCLPVRRNVELSDEILDGPNSIVTQQAGNRVWAAQAVISEILVSSK
- the argB gene encoding acetylglutamate kinase, which encodes MNKLYVIKIGGNIIDDDVKLQMFLSSFVAVEGRKILIHGGGKLATKLAAQLGVEQQMIDGRRITDAETLKIVTMVYAGYINKNIVAQLQSRGSNAIGLCGADGNVIQSHKRHHTSIDYGFAGDVDTVNTGLLQSLTEQGINVVMAPITHNKEGQLLNTNADTIAQEIAQAMSALYETHLIYSFEKAGVLMNAADDSTVINSITPASYKTLKDQQVIYAGMIPKLDNAFAALHSGVHRVVIGKAEQLQELIHQQSGTSIVHE
- a CDS encoding M20 family metallo-hydrolase; protein product: MSNQHIHNLFSDAAGLLKKLISTPSFSKEEDNTAEIIDDFLNAKGVNTYSYLNNIWAKNKYFDERKPTILLNSHHDTVKPNKAYTLDPFTPLEQDGKLYGLGSNDAGGCLVSLIATFIHYYKQENLQYNLVIAASAEEEISGHNGIEILLPRLPEIDFGIVGEPTLMNMAVAEKGLLVLDCTAHGRAGHAAREEGENAIYKALKDIEWFRTYKYDKVSDLLGPMKMSVTIINAGSQHNVVPHECKFTVDVRVNELHTFEEVLETIRSNVSCDVQPRSSRLRSTSIATDHPLIQAGITLGRSYYGSPTTSDKALMHFPTLKMGPGDSARSHTADEFIYIDEIRQGIALYIQLLDKILL